In Cryptococcus neoformans var. neoformans B-3501A chromosome 3, whole genome shotgun sequence, the DNA window ATTGGCGGGTACAGGATAAACATGGTTTCTTGGGGTTTTCGGGGCGGTAGAGCgggatgatggtggaaTTGGTAAAGCATATGCCTAGAAATAAGGGGGATCCTTAGTAACTTTTAAGACTTCACAAGAGCTCAAAAAGTTGGCTGTACGTACATTTACAGTAGGAAAGACTTGGATCGTTAAATAAAGAGGCTTGCACTGGGGAGACTaagaggacgagagaaACGACAAGCAGGGCCAAGAGCATACGTCGGAGCATGATGGGTATACGTTATCCACTGCCAGTTAGATGCTGTGATATATCCTCTCTGCTCTTATACTCAGTAGATTCTTTCGTACGTAAGGCAGCTCTGCGTGGTGCTCGCGCTACAGATAGAGAAGTTGAGAAGACGTCTAGTAGGTAcagtcgtcttcctcagatCCGGAACATCACCGTGCAACGGTTTGGGGGTTCCGGATCTCGATTCTCCGGTTCtcgaggaggttggatcGGGACAACGATAATTTAATTACGTAATTGGGCTTTTACTGGTTGCGTGACAACATATCTATGGTCAGACGGGTCAGACTCACTCAGTGTGCATGCCAATTATTAGAAGATGATTATAGAAACTGTAGACAGATGGGACGGCAGACGGCTACGCGTCAGAAATTATTTTATAGAATGCATTCCGACCTTCAGAGGAACTCAGTTGCGCGCCTATTAATAATAGGCTCCCGGTGACTCTATGGGCCTTCCAAAAACCTATGGACTTGAGATCCGGAAGTTGGCCCCCCAAGAGGTTCCGGATCCGGATCTGCCCAAATGTCCGGATCTCAACTGTCTGTACGGTGGCAGACAACCTGAATGCACCCAGAAGGGTTCCGGATCTGCCCAATGTCCGGATTTGAAGGTTCCGGatctgaggaagacgactgTAGTAGGAAAGATTCGGCATTATTGTTGGTGCGTGGACATCGCCGACGGAAAAGAATTACCGGATCGCCGTTCGTGCGCGTCATTTCTGCACCCCGCCCATTTGCCCAAAATACAtcccatctcatcctcttttccccctctcccatccctcctGCCCTTCAGACGCCGCAAAACCATCTCTCAGCTATCCCATCCACAACTGCTGTTGCAGCGATGACGCATAAGGATGTTCCTCATGTGAGCTTGGTTCTTGGATCAACTCAAGGAAAATGCTAAAGATGTCCGCTGCACGTTTTTGCTCACCTAATACGAAATACCCAGACGGTGCGCATGATGGTGCCATTTTCTATGCGGTGTAACAGATGTGGAGAGTACATACGTAGGCCCGTCCTTTAATATGCGAGCTGGCCATCACTGCTGACGTTCTTGATCAGATAAGGGTAAAAGGATCAATGCGAGCAAAGAAACTATCCATGGAGAGCAGGTCGATGGCCCTGACACTTTGAGGCTTCATATAGTGAATAAGCAGAACTACTAAACAAGAGAACCTCCCCTAACGTAAGCATAGAAGTGTTCGGTGTGCTCTGCCGAGATTACATTCAAAACCAACCTTCTGAACGCAGAATACGTTTGTGAAGACGGTGCGACTTGCAACTCGGAAACAGATATCCACAATGATGATTTGGGCAACCCTTCCGGGGGAGAGGAACAAGAAGCACATGGTGGAGGATTAGAAAGGTATCGAACTGGGAGCATACGTCGGACTCGAGAAAACAATGGAAACAAAGAAAGGGAATTAATGGCTCAGTTGGCTGATGTTAAGTGGGTGAACTTCTCCTTTTAAATCGATTCAAGCTCAGACTTAATGTCAGGGAACGCAACAAACGTCTTGAGATAGCCAACTCTACCCTTTTGGCTGCATTGCGAACTAGACGGACGATTTTAAAACCTCTCGACTTTTCAAGGACCAGTGCCGAACTTCCCATTGACGAACGCATCCACCAGCTATTGTCAACTAACTCACCGTTATCGGACATCGACGCCCATACCATTTTGGAATATTACCAGGAACATGACCTCTGTATGCCTGTGGTAGACGGCTGGCTCGACAATATTTGGAAATTGCTAAACCTCTTTTATCTGTCCTCACACGATTTACCGGAGGCGCGGAGATCTCTAGCGCTTTTCATGTTTAACGCCATTTATGTTCATATCGAGCAAATATCGGAACTTCGAAACACCTTCGTTTCGCAAGTCATTGTCCCATTTTTGGAAAAGACCCTTTTACAACAGGCCGATGATTGGTTCCGTGAAACTGCCCTGGATGTGCTCGTAAAGGCGGCTGTGATCGAAACTCTTGAGCGGGACGAGGATCGCAGACAAGTCAGGGccaagaaaaaagagaatgAGGTGGAACAGGAGGATGCGGCGGCATTACCTAGCCAGGAGATAAACGCAGCCGCGGCTGGAGGCAGTTTCCATGCTATACGAAACATTATTATCACCCAAGCCTCTTCTGCAAGATGTAAAAGGGAAGACTTGATATTGCCAAAAGTCGAGGAAAAATCGGAGAGCACGACGCCCCCTCCGATAAAGGAACCGCCCCCAATTTCATCTCGAGAGTCTTTTTCCAGCTCGTCTGGCTTCAAAGGCTTGATGAGTGCCCTATCCCCTCCATCAAGAACTAAAGAGCTTCCACCTATGTCGACGCCATCCATCGCTTCATCCATGGCGGAAGATACTCAGTCAGCCGACAATTCTCCCACTCCTACACCACACCCATCACATTCCGCTTGCCCCTCTCATATGGCTGTTCGTTCACTAAtcgccatcttcaatcAGCTTGCATTCCGCTTCCCAagctcttctccatctccctccaaGACTGCTAGGACCCTTGCTTCGTCGAGGTGTATCGCTGTGTATCGTGATTTGCTTGGTCTAGTCTATCCTACACGACATATACCAGGGGACGTCACACCTGCTTCACGCGTCGCTGGTGTTCAAGCCTCTTGTCCTAAAGCCCGTATCACAATCCTTCAACTCTTATTCCGTCTACGCGCCGATTCCACTCACAGGATCTACCTCCGCCGTAACATTGATGACACTGTGCGTCCCTTTGCAGATATTCTAGGCAGGACCAGGGAAGCTGTCGAGACGCAGAGGGCGAATATATTGGCTGATGCGGAAGAAGCCAGGGCGAGGCTGAGAGCGAGGCAGATGAGGGAAGCTGGTGGCGCGCCGAGGGAAAGTATGCGGGAAAGGGCATCGACAGCTTCAAACAGGACGCGAAGCCGATCAAGACCAGGCCACATCGATATTGGTGCTGCCGACTCTTATAACCCCCTTTGGCAAATCCCCGAGGCGCTCTCTTTCGAGATGCCGGCAGAAGGCGTTTCTAGTGAAGTGCTCTTGACTTATGACCCCGATCATCCATCTTTACGTGTCAAAGACGCGCCACCTGTCGAGGGTGTCTGGTTGCCAGTTTCAGAATATGTGGCTTGTCTCTGCGAGATCTTGATGCACGAAAAAAACTGGGAAGTCGTAAGCTATGTCATTTgctttctccctcttcaactGGGAAGCCGGTTGTTCTTCCGGGGAGCAAGAGCGACTAGGGAAGTCAGGAGATTACTCAAGGTGCTCTGCGATACCATACCGCAGGACAACCGAATTGAACGGCGTTGCAAACATCATGCCTTTATCAAACGACCCAATGTCAATGCTGTGGTGTATCAAGCTTTAACTATTCTCATCAGCTACAAGGATGATTTGGACAGCAAAGAATGTGACACCCTGATCGCGACGTTCGAAATGTGTTTGGAGTCCAACACCATCGTCGCGAAGCCTTGTATCCAAGCTCTCACGTTGTGTGtctttgagcttgagcaaTCCATTGCCAAGCGATTGTTACCGATTATCAGCAAGATGCGCGATATCAATTTAACATCCGGTATCGCTGTACATCTCCTCGAATTCATTCTTGCTCTAGGCGATCATCAATCTCTCTTCCGCAACTTTACAGATGCGCATTACAAAGACGTCTTTACCCTTGTTATCGATTATATCGCAGAACACAATGCCCGTTCAGATGAGCTGCCAGATATGACATCGGATAAACGTGAGAGCTATACCCTCTCTCAGCACGTAATTGGTCTTGCCTATCACGCTATCTACGTATGGTATCTCGCTCTCAAGTTATCTCTTCGACCAGACCTCGTCAGACATATTATAACCAAGCTACTCCAGAGCAGATCTATTCGCGTGGCGACTGACGAAATGGTTGAAGTGTGTCTTGACTGGCTTGCGAGGTATACCTATGGTAATCCCGACCCGAAGCCGGCTTCGAGTTTGTTGAATGAAATGGTGGCGCATGAATCAGGAGAATCGGACCCTCCTAAGAAAAAGAGTTGGTCGTTGGGCAATGCCATATTGACAATCACTTTGCATGCTGGCAGCGGTTGGGCTAGCATCACTTCCATAAGGCCCACGGGGGCCACCGAGCTTATTGCGAGATTGGAAAATTTACCGCTTTCGGAGATCGATGATGACGGACTAGATCTTTTCTTGTTGCCCAAGTTGCTGATGGAAAACAGAGGGTTTATTAtgaaagacgaagaacagGCCGTGAGTCATAGACTGTTCGAATCGCTAAAGGGGAACGCTGACTATAACGGAGACACTGCAACAGCTTTTCATGCCTATGTCAATTTCTCCCGATTCCGCAGGCTCTTCTACCCCTTCTCAACGCCGCAAAGAAGTTGCCGTCGACCCCGCCTATTTTGCGATCCAACTTTTATCATACCCCGCGGATAGCCTCGACTCCATACATGGTCGTCCAATCCCGAACGAAGAGCGGTTCAACCGTTCGCTCCGCAACATTGAGTTGACGCCAGTCATCGATACTGCCAAACTGGGTGTCCTCTATGTGGCTCCTGGTCAGACAGACGAACACGATATCCTTGCAAACATTGAGGGGTCTTCGTTCTACCGCGAATTCCTTGCGGGATTGGGAACGCTTATCAAGCTGAAGGGTCAAGTCGACGTTTTCACTGGTGGTCTCAACCGCGAAGATGACTCTGACGGAGAGTATGCTTATGCATGGTGGAACGACCTTATCCAGACTGTCTTCCACGCGGCTACAATGATGCCCAACCATGCACACGACCCCAAAtttgacaagaagaagcgttTGATTGGCAATGACTTTGTCAAAATCATCTACAATGATTCCGGCAGGGATTACAAGTTCGATACGCTCAAGACTGCGTTCAACTTTATCAATATCGTCATTTCTCCGCATACCATGCCAGAGACATACACCCCCAAGTGTTCTGTTGAAATGACGCCCCCTGAAAGCATTTTGGGCGTCCGCACGAGGGATGACTACTTCAAGGTCATCGTCCAACGAGCTCCCGGTATCCCTGATTTCAGCCCTGTGGGTAAATTGAAGATATTGTCAAAAGAGACGTTACCCGGGTTCGTGAGGCATGTGGCGTTGATGGCGAATGATATGGCCGCCAGGTTCTCCCATATAAGGAATGCTAGTGATCCAACGGAAGCAGAGTATATTACCAGTTGGCGAAGTCGTTTGAGAGCGATGAATAGATTGAAGGGAGGGTAAGTATTAGCGTCAGCGACATTGTTCAATGAGATTTAACTGATGTGTGCTCGATAGCCTCCCCCCTGTAGAAGCCAAAATCGATTCGGAGgacgaaaagaagagagaagaaatgcTGCAAGAGTGGGTTTTGCTTATCTGTCTTTCGTCAGTACATCACTGATCTATTTTCAGCTTTACAAAATTGCTGTCCGAGCAACCTATAGCAGACCCAGATCAGTGAAGGATGTagaagcaagaagataGAATTACAGAGTGTGGGCCCaatggatgggaaaggTTTCATAACATGGATAAGATTGGGAGAGCGAGAATATCTTGTGAATAGTTGTCTTCAACAGTGTCAGTACTTAATGTATTATCATGATATGATGTTTCAAGCTATGGTCTGATGATTTTCGACGAAATTGTGAGTCTGGTGGTTATTATCGCGACCAAGTACGCCCATCATATTTGAAAATAGTTGTGTGTTGGACAGACTGCAAAGAGCATAGACCGTTACAGGGGAAAGATTGTGTGAATTTCCATATCGCACTTGGACGTAGCTCGCTAATTTTTTGTGATCCTAAGCTTCAAATCCAGCCTATACTTCTTCCTGATTCACTGAGTGGAGCATCGCCTCCATGCAAGTAGTAGACTTTGACAACAatgagcaaggaagatACCCGGACCTCTAGGCCATTCCCATCGCTGCTTCATCACCTCATATTCTGGCTGGTTCATCCTTGATACCCGCCATTTTCCTCAatttttcttctctgctcttTCTCAAAGCTTCAACggcctctcttcccttttctgATCGGTGAGCAATGAAGTCAAGCTTCATAGCGTCCATCCTTTCTTGCGTCATGCTAAGTCAAAACGTCCTTAGCATGATCCTGGAACATCCAGTATAATGTGAACGGTGATAGCAACTTACTAGTCTCGCATACACCCCTGCATCGCATTGAGCCTAGTTTTGCACATgaaaggcaaagagaaCGTCCGACCGGTAGCACAATCGGCAAAATCTAAGCTCTTAGTCAAATGATTATTCCCTCAGACGAAGTTGTCAACATGATAAGCCTTACCTTTGACATAATCGTCACAGGACCTTAgagcctccttcttggctgCTTCGTGAAtttcattctcttctcttcttgaaaGGGCTTCCATTGCGATTGGCGGAGAAAGATTTGGCGGTGAAGATGAGTCGAAATGGAAAACGGGATTAATCCAGGGTATGGTTGATCTTTTTGGAAGACTGTGTCTAATCAAAGGTGTACTAGGAGGTTATACTAGAAGTATAGATAGTAAAACACAAGCAGTGAAAAGAGCAagcaaagaaaagagaaacgATAAAGAAACGATTATCATATCTACAGCAGCAAAACGAAGAATATGAGCAGCACAGCGACATTACATTCCGAAAACAAATGATGACGTCTTCATCTTAAAAGTTATTGCCCTCAGCGTCAAGTTCTATGTTTTGGCACAAGGTTTCTTTATGATCAATCGAAATTTTTGTCTCAGTCTCTTCAGCTCAGTTCATTCACGGTAGACTGCTTCTAAACCCTGTATACTACCATAGTCGCACAGCATGGGTCCCGGTCAAGGATATCGTCCCCCACCTTACGGTCTTCCAACTCGTCCATCTTTGGACACACCAGCTTCAGCTGTTAGTCAATCTCAACGACAAGGATTTCCTCAGCCTCAACCATACATGCCTCAAACACAGCAGGGCTTTTATCCAGGATATGGATATGGATATCAACCTAACCTATCTGGGGGATATCCCTCTGGCGGTTTCCACCCCATGTATGCGGCGCCAGCGCCATCGTTTGGTCAGTCCCTCTTTCAATCGCCTGTAGCTGTCAACCCGGAAGGATACTCCTATTCCACGACCTATCTCTCAAGCCAATACAACCCACAGGTTTCCGCTCCAAATCCCCCTATGAAGCGTCAACGTCCGAACAATAGTAATGTCATGACAGGCGGAGTGTTAAGTGCGAAACCGTGGAGAAATTGTTCCCACCCTGGCTGTAAATTTGTGGGGCCTGGAGATCAAGTGGAGATTCATGAGGAAGATAGACATTTGATTTATGCTCCCGGAAAGGTCCCACAaagaagtgaagaagaggagagattTGCAAAGCGTAAGGGGTACGTGCGTGTACTTGGTGTGATAGCGGTCATATGCTGACTGGGAATTGGGCAGGCCCTTACCCCCTATACAAGGGACAAATATAACACTCAACACACCGGAAGATATAGAAAAATGGATAGCTGAACGTAAATCCCGCTGGCCGACTGCCAAGCGTGTACTAGAGAAGGTCCTTATAAGTTCATTGCAAACCTCCTAGTGCAATATGCTGATGCCCTGCcgcaggaggaagagcgcCAAGCAGCTATTGCCCGTGGAGAAGTTCCTGCGAAAcaaagaaaaggcaaaggcagACGCAACGATCCAGCGAGTCGGGCAGAAGaatggggaagggaagtcaaagatgaagaggcagaTATTCCTCGTGTGTTTGGGGGGGAACgcggacgaggaagaggacgaggaagagggagcgTGCGGgggagaggtggaagagctgggaatgaaggaagaagtgatgGGGTTGCTCCAGTGCATTCCATCGTGCAAACCTCTACCCAATCTCAATCAAGGCAAAGTAGTGAAGTCAATCCTACGGCTGACAGTTTGATCGGACTTGGTGGTTACGATACACCCGCCGAATCGGCTTCTGCATCAGATTCCAGTGATACCGAATCTTCCACAGAATCCGATGTTGGCAGTGACTCGTCCTcagactcttcttctggctcGGAAGATGATCACGCCCAGCTAAAACCCGCCGAGgcttca includes these proteins:
- a CDS encoding hypothetical protein (HMMPfam hit to Rap_GAP, Rap/ran-GAP, score: 101.8, E(): 1.7e-27), with the protein product MCLESNTIVAKPCIQALTLCVFELEQSIAKRLLPIISKMRDINLTSGIAVHLLEFILALGDHQSLFRNFTDAHYKDVFTLVIDYIAEHNARSDELPDMTSDKRESYTLSQHVIGLAYHAIYVWYLALKLSLRPDLVRHIITKLLQSRSIRVATDEMVEVCLDWLARYTYGNPDPKPASSLLNEMVAHESGESDPPKKKSWSLGNAILTITLHAGSGWASITSIRPTGATELIARLENLPLSEIDDDGLDLFLLPKLLMENRGFIMKDEEQATLQQLFMPMSISPDSAGSSTPSQRRKEVAVDPAYFAIQLLSYPADSLDSIHGRPIPNEERFNRSLRNIELTPVIDTAKLGVLYVAPGQTDEHDILANIEGSSFYREFLAGLGTLIKLKGQVDVFTGGLNREDDSDGEYAYAWWNDLIQTVFHAATMMPNHAHDPKFDKKKRLIGNDFVKIIYNDSGRDYKFDTLKTAFNFINIVISPHTMPETYTPKCSVEMTPPESILGVRTRDDYFKVIVQRAPGIPDFSPVGKLKILSKETLPGFVRHVALMANDMAARFSHIRNASDPTEAEYITSWRSRLRAMNRLKGGLPPVEAKIDSEDEKKREEMLQDFTKLLSEQPIADPDQ